The following proteins are co-located in the Paludibaculum fermentans genome:
- a CDS encoding YdcF family protein, with protein MFYPHGRRRGFAYLPLLAFLAICGLIWWQRAAILGSLASFLDVGEPPQKAEAAVVLAGGWHGERVLRAGQLVKEGFVPLILLSGPISSFGENECGPATHFAVKQGFNEAWFQCIPNTSTSTREEAQAVLSDVARRGLKKILIVSVASHLRRARGIYRQQAPQGLEMIFVAADPPGYRLREWYLSREGRKEIFLEWTKVVTSPFGI; from the coding sequence ATGTTCTACCCGCATGGCCGCCGCCGTGGATTCGCCTATCTCCCCCTGCTTGCCTTTCTGGCCATCTGCGGCCTGATCTGGTGGCAGCGTGCGGCGATTCTCGGCTCCCTGGCCTCCTTCCTGGACGTGGGCGAACCACCCCAGAAGGCCGAGGCCGCTGTGGTGCTGGCGGGCGGCTGGCATGGCGAGCGGGTGCTGCGCGCCGGGCAACTGGTGAAAGAGGGCTTCGTGCCGCTGATACTGCTGAGCGGGCCCATCTCTTCCTTTGGCGAGAACGAATGCGGACCGGCCACCCACTTCGCGGTGAAACAGGGCTTCAACGAGGCCTGGTTCCAGTGCATCCCCAACACCAGTACGTCGACCAGGGAAGAAGCCCAGGCCGTGCTGAGTGATGTGGCCCGCCGCGGCCTGAAGAAGATCCTGATCGTCAGCGTGGCCAGCCATCTGAGACGGGCTCGCGGCATCTACCGCCAGCAGGCTCCGCAGGGGCTGGAGATGATCTTCGTGGCGGCCGATCCGCCCGGCTACCGGCTGCGCGAGTGGTACCTGTCGCGCGAGGGACGGAAAGAGATCTTCCTGGAGTGGACGAAGGTAGTCACGTCCCCCTTCGGTATCTAA